CCGGTTGAATGTCATCCCGATGGGAGCCTTGGCGACCTGAGGGATCTCGAAATACGGACGGTTCTCGGCCTTGAGAGATCCCTCGGGATGACAGGTAGCACATTGGGCTGAGGTTTTGTCCGCTAGCCTTAGGCGCCGCTCGGGATGACGGAGCGCGGCAAGCCGCGGGGCTTCTGATTTGGGATTTGGGGCTTGGTCATTTGTTGGTCATTGGGGCTTGGTCATTCTCTTCCCCATTCGCTCCCTCATTCTCCTTCCCCTAGTCACCTCCATGGTTTACGCTCCACGCGTCGCATGAAAATCGTTCACGTCATCACGCGCCTGATCGTCGGCGGAGCGCAGGAGAACACGCTGCTGAGCTGCGAGGGGCAGCACGACCTCGGTCACGACGTCACGCTCATCACTGGCCCGCCGGTAGGGCCCGAGGGGTCGTTGCTACAGCGGGCCCAGGCGTACGGGTACCGCGTGGACGTGCTGGACGAGATGAAGCGGTCGATCCTGCCGATCGCGGACTTGCGGGTCTACCACCGGCTGGTGAGCCGCTTCCGCGAGCTGCGGCCGGACGTGGTCCACACGCATTCCAGCAAGGCGGGCATCATCGGTCGCTGGGCGGCGCACCGCGCGCCGGTGCGGGGCATCGTCCACACGATTCATGGCCTGGCCTTCACCGCCAGCACCCGGCCGATCGTCAACCGGTTCTACGAGATGCTGGAACGGCAGACGGCCCCCATCTCGTCCAAGATCGTCTGCGTCGCCGACGCCATGCGCGACCAGTCGCTGGCGGCCGACATCGGCACCCCGTCGCAGTACGTCACGGTCTACAGCGGCATGGAGACGGCGCCGTTCGTCGATCCGCCCGTGCCGCGCGACGTTATTCGCAAGCAGCTGGGTTTGGCCCACGACGACATCGCCGTCGGCACGATCGCACGGCTGTTTCACCTGAAGGGGCACGACGATCTACTCGACCTGGCGCCGGAACTGTGCAGCCGATTTCCGAAGCTGAAGTTCATGTGGGTGGGGGACGGGTTGTTGCGGCCGGACTTCGAAAAGCGCATCAGAGCGATGAACCTGGTCGATCGCTTCGTGCTGACCGGCCTGGTGCCGCCGACACGCATTCCGGAACTGGTGAACGCGATGGACATTGTCGCGCATCCGTCGCGGCGCGAAGGCTTGGCGCGCGCGCTGCCGCAGGGGTCGCTGGCGGGCAAGCCGGTGGTTACGTACGACATCGATGGCGCCAAGGAGGGCGTTCTGGACGGGCAGACGGGTTTTGTGCTGCCGCCGTTCGATAAACGGCAACTGGGCGACAAGATCGCGGTACTACTGGAAGATGCCGAGTTACGATGGCGGTTCGGTGACGCCGGGCGGACGTTCGCGCTTGGGCGGTTCGACACGAAGGTGATGGTGGCGGGGCTCGAACGGGTGTACGCGGACTTGGTGTAGCCATCTACATAGCCCCCGGCTTGCCGGGGTTCTTCCGTCTTTTCCGAGAGATGGAAGAAGAGACCCCCGGCAAGCCGGGGGCTATGTGGGCGAGCAACACGATCGTCACTTGAGACAGGTGGAATAGATTGATGAAGTTGATCCCAATCCGACATGTCCTGCTCGCCGGCCTGCTCGCATCGCAGGCGATGGCGCAAACGCGCCCGCCCGCCCGGCCACCACGGCCGCAACCGCAGGAACCGGCCGTCGCTACCGCAACGCCGGAGGCGGATTCAAGAGGCTCGTACAAGCAGCAGCGCATCGACGCGATCGATGAGGAACTGGCCGTCCTGCTTCAGCGACGCGGCGAGACGGGCGTCGACCAGGCCATGCTCGAACTGCAGATCGACCTGCGCCTGCTCGCCCGCGGCATCGCCAGCATTATGCCCGACAAGCTGGACGGCAAGCCCGAGAACGCCGCTGCCTACCTGCGCCTGCAGCAGGTGGTGCGCGCCGGCGACGAGATCGCGCTCACCGTTCGCACGCTGACGCCACCCACGGAACCGCAGGCCAACGCGCTGAAGGCCCTGCACGAGCTGACGTATCGCCCAGCGCTCGATAAGCCGACCGTCGCGGCGATCGATGCGCTTACCAAGGAGATCGCGACGGCGCTGTCGGCGATCGTGCCCGCGCCGCCCGTCACGATGCGACCGCAGCGCGCCGTTGCACCGGCGACCGCGCCGGCCGGGAATGGCAGCCCGACGGAAGCGCCACTGGTGACGTTGTCGAACGCGGCGCGCCGGCTGAACGTCACGCCGGTGCTGCGCCGGCAGATCCTCACCCTCACCGAGGCCGCCAACGTCGCCAGTAGCACCGGCGACGCCACCGAGGCCCGCGTGCTGGCCGAGGGGTTGTCGGACGCCGTCGACCTGGCCTCCGGCCTGGCCGCCAACACCGCCGTCGCGATGGCGACGCGGCAGGAGATCGAAGGGCAATTGGCGCAGGGGCTGGCGCTGTTCACCGACCCGCGCACGCGCGACATCGGGCGCAAGCGCCTCAAGACGCTCGCCCCGTACCGCCAGACGCTGGCGCGCGTTGGTAAAATTGCGGAGAATCCGGACACGCGCCGGCTGGCCAAGCTGTTCGTCTGGGCGCAGGAGAATCCCGAGGACGGCCCGAAGGTGCTGAACGCCGTCGAGGCCTACAACCGTGTGGTGGCCGAGTTCGAGGGACGCCCGCGGCTCGCGTCGCTCCCACCGAACGTGAAGCGTGCCGCCGACGCCACCGTGCGCCAGTTTCAGACCGCCCGCGCGACGTTCATGGAAGAGGCGATCAGCCTGCCCGACGGTGGCATGATGGCCGCCACGCCCAAGCAGCTCAGCGACACGGTGGGTGAGATGTCGGCGGCGCTGGCGCAGCTGGATCTGATCGAGACGAGCCCGCGCTCGCTGGACGCGCTGCTGGCGTTCAAGCCACGGCCGATTGGGCTGCTCGACAAGCGCGTGATTGCGGCCGTCGGTGGGGCCGTGGGTGAAGGGAAGATGCTGCCCGAGGATGCGGTGGCGTTCCTGAAGTCCCTGCGCGGCCTGGCCGACGCCGCGGCGCGCATCGGCACCGATCTGCCCAAGGCCGCCACGGGCGCTGAGGCGTGGGCCGGCCAAGGCGCTGCGGCGCTGCAGGCCCGGTTGAACGCGATGCTGACCGAGGCCACCTCGACGTTGGCCAGCGCGGATGGGGTGGTGTCGCCCGACGTGCTGTCGCAACTGGCGATCGCCGGCGACCTGGTCGAGGCGCTGCGCGGGGCGGCGAAGATCGACGAGGCGATCGCGGCGTGCGCGCCGCTGGCGCGCTGGGCCGACTGGGGTGTGGACGTGCAGCAGCTGGAGGCGATCGTGAAGGCCTATCGCGACGGTACCGCGGCGGCGGTGGACGGGTTGATCGACGGCTCGAGCGGCGCGGTCGAGCAGTGGCCGCGCATGCGCCAGAAGTACCGGCCGGTGATTGAGTACCTGGAAGAGATCAGCGCGTACGCCCCCGCGTGCGCGACGCTACCGGAAGGGGCCGCCGGTCAGATCGCGGCGCTGGCGACGCCGTTCGACGCCGCGGCGTTTCGGGACGTGCGAATGACGGGCGCGACGCTCGGCATCTGGGGTGCCGCCGAGGTCGCCGCCGATCTTACGACTGCCGGTGAGGCGTCGGGGTTGGTGTCGAGGCAATTAAAGGCGCGGTAGGGGGATGCGATGCTTCTGTTCTACCCCGGTTAAGCCGGGAAACCCGGGCAGGTCCGGGGCTAGATGGGCTCTGGCGCACAAATTGCGTCGTTCGGATCGGTTACGTTTGCAGTTCAACCGTGCGATTGGCCGACAAGGGATAGATTGCCGGGTACAATCCTGAAGTGGCGCTGCAACTTATGCGCCCGCGGGTGCGTCCAATGAGCAGGGCCAAGGGAGTCGTCATCATGATGAAGCAACACAAAGCCATCCTGTCCGCCGCCGCCATCGGGGCGGCGCTCGCGGTGTCGTCGTCGGTCGCGGTGGCGCAGTACCGCGTGGGTAGCGACGGTCGGTTGAACGATGCCAACAACCGCATCGGCAGCAACGGGTACAACACTGGTGGCCCGATCATCCGTCCGTTGAACGGCGGCCTTGGCAACAACGTCGTCACCGGCAACGTCACCGGTGGCCGTGAGTTCCGCGGGCCGGTGGGATACACCGATCCTGGCGCTTTCCGCGGCAGTACCGCCGACGAGACGACCGACCGGTTTATCCGTGGATCGTCGGGCGCGTCGTTCACCGGCGCGCCGCAGAACAACGCGCAGAACGTGTTGCCGTTCTACGGCAGCAGTCGCGCCGCGCCACCGCCACCCGGGTTCGTAAAGCAGGGCCTCACCGATGCTTACATCCCCGCGCCGGCCATGGCGCGCCAGGGGAGCGATTTGCGCTTGGGTTCCGTCGTCACCACGCCGCAGACCGTGTTGCCGTCGCCGGGCGATCTCATGCTGCCCGGCCCCGTCAATCCCAGCACCGGCCTCAGCACGATCACCGCGTCGCCGTTGTACGGCGTTCGCCAGTGGCGCAGCGACGTGCCGGCCGAGCGCCAGTTCGTCGACCGCTTTGGTCAGGACCAGCGACCCGATGCGCCCGACCGCATGTCGCTGGACGCCAACACGCTCGAGCAGTACCGCGCCGAACTGCGCGTCTCCAACCGCCTGCCCGAGACGCCGGAGCAGGATGGAACCTCCAACGAGCTGGCGACCGGTGTCGACCTCAATCGCCCGCGCGTCGGTGAGGGGGACGCCACGGGTGCCAATCAGCAACTCGCCAACCAACCGCTGGCCAACAACGCGCTCGGCGGGCAGATCGGCCCCGATCAATCGACCCGCCAGGAGCTGATGACGCCGGCCGGCCAGAGCGCGCTTTACGCCCGGCTACAGGCGCAGTTCGACCAGCAGGGCGGTGGCGCGATCACCGACCAGGAAGCCCAGCGGCGCTTCGCGCTGCAGCGTAACCTACAGGCGAAGATCAACGCCGAAGCCAAGGCCGGCAAACCCGGTGAACTGCCCGAGCTGCCCGGCGACGCCGGACTTGATGGCGGTGACACCGGCGCCGGCGCCGGTGCCGGCGCGATCGACACCAGCAAGTTGCCCATGCAGGCGCAGCCGGGCGGCAACGGTGGCTCGAACGTCACGACCGAACCGGTGAAGGTGAACAACCTTGCGGAAGGTACGAACGCCAAGGGGCTGGCCAAACTGATGACCGGCGCCGAGGAAGCGATGCGTGCCGGCGAGTTCGGCACCGCCATCGACCGCTACGACGCCGCCGCCAGCGTCGCGCCGAACAACCCGCTGGTCACGCTCGGCCGTGCCCACGCGGAGTTGGGCGCGTCGTACTACGGCCGCGCCGAGGCCGACCTTCGCAAGGCGTTCACCAACGGCCCGGCGCTGCTGGCGGGTGAATATGATTTGATC
The nucleotide sequence above comes from Tepidisphaeraceae bacterium. Encoded proteins:
- a CDS encoding glycosyltransferase family 4 protein — protein: MKIVHVITRLIVGGAQENTLLSCEGQHDLGHDVTLITGPPVGPEGSLLQRAQAYGYRVDVLDEMKRSILPIADLRVYHRLVSRFRELRPDVVHTHSSKAGIIGRWAAHRAPVRGIVHTIHGLAFTASTRPIVNRFYEMLERQTAPISSKIVCVADAMRDQSLAADIGTPSQYVTVYSGMETAPFVDPPVPRDVIRKQLGLAHDDIAVGTIARLFHLKGHDDLLDLAPELCSRFPKLKFMWVGDGLLRPDFEKRIRAMNLVDRFVLTGLVPPTRIPELVNAMDIVAHPSRREGLARALPQGSLAGKPVVTYDIDGAKEGVLDGQTGFVLPPFDKRQLGDKIAVLLEDAELRWRFGDAGRTFALGRFDTKVMVAGLERVYADLV